The Anaerobacillus sp. CMMVII genomic interval TAGAAAAGCTTGTCGCTGTTGAAAGAATTTCTGGGGGAACTCGTTATGAAACAGCTACGAAAATTAGCGAGCGTTTCCCGTTAAATAATACGAACGTCTTCTTCGCTAGAGGAGACGACCATACAGATGCGCTAGCGGCGGCGCCTTTAGCAACAAAAATGCAAGCGCCAATCTTGTTAACAAGAACGACAGCAGTTCCTGATGTTGTAAGCACTTGGTTGATTGAAAAGAAACCAACTATAAGTAAGGTGTTTTTCCTTGGTGGCCAATTGGCTATTGAAGATAAGACACGTAATGTAATTAAAGATACCTTGGTGTATCGTCTAGATACGACCGGAGCATTGCAGTTATTCAATCAAGAAGTGACGATTACTTCGACCACGAGTGAAGGGCTCCGTACACTCTTTGGAATGAGAAGTTCACTAACTAGCTCAGATAAGGCCAAGCTAGTGGATGGGACATTAACATTTGAAGTGCTTGGTTTTGGACATGGTGTCGGAATGAGCCAATTCGGGGCAAACGAAAGGGCCAAAGCAGGACACACATATAAAGATATTCTTAAATTCTATTATCCTAATACGACCATTGGGATCAGATAATAGTATGACGAAGGCTGTTGAGGACATCTCAACAGTCTTTTTTTAAGGCTCTTTTCTAAAACATTGCTCCTGCGGTTACTCGTCGCACAAAAAAACTTGTTGCTTTGTAACCTAAAATAATTGGGAAAATACCGTAGATGAAGATATTACCCAATAAATTAAGCGAGAAAAGAGCAATACTTACTAAATTAGTGGTGAATTCTTAGTGTTTCTTAGAAAGCAACAAACTTTGCGAAAACAGACTTTTATAATTTTTTTTGCGACCTAGAACTAGTTACTTCATATTTATAGTACCATTTCGAGATACGAAAATTAGGCAGAATCCCCTACTGAATTACGCTGAATATTGTGGTATTATAGCGAAAGAATAAAGAACATGTCATAGCATGGTTTACTAAAGGAGGAAGAGATGGAACAAAAGATTTCTAGTTATTTTGTAGTCGTAATATTATTTTTTGCTAGTTTTTTAGTTTTTAATCAAGACACTTTAGCAGACCAAGTTTCAGAATTAACTGTGAGTGAAACATTCATATTTAAGGGTGAAGAAACAACAAATGTTACAGTTGGTGGGCTAGAGATCTTCGTTGAAAACAGTGAAGAGCATAGCCGTGTACTTCTTAATAATGACTTACTTAAGGAAATTGAATTCGGCTTTGTTGAGCGAATGACGAACTTTACGAAAGGGGAAGATACATACCTTTTGTTTGAGTATCGTTATCACGGAAGTGGGAGTATTTTATTTTTTAACATTGTAAAAATTTCTGAAGATCGTGGACAAGTAATCTATCAATCTAAAGAATTCCCTAGAGGTATATTAAAAGTTTTAAATACCGAGCTAGAATTAGCAGTGCCAAATTATGCTGCTGATGATAGTCTTGCGGCACCAAGTCTAGTTTCCGTTACACACTTAGAAATCAATGGTGAAAACGTTAAGGCAAAGGCTCCAACTTTGATGTCTATGCAAGAATATGAAGGACCGAAGTTTCAACTTTTTTCAACACAAACTTACCAAAACCCAACGGCGGCAGAAATTAACCGCTTGTTAACTGAAAAAGCGTTAGCGAATAATATTCCACCGGAGCTTTTAAAAGCGATTGCTTGGCAGGAAAGTCGCTGGAGACAATTTAATAGTTGGGGTGAGCCACTCATCGGCTTTGATGGTCGTGGAATTGGGATTTTGCAGGTGACTCCAGGAGTAACGGGGATCGCCGAAATTGACTTGAATTTAAACGATGCTGTAGAGCGATTAAAAACGGATATCAACTACAACATCGATATGGGTATTCGAATTCTTTTACAGAAGTGGAATTGGACGGGCCGAATTCTTCCAAGAATTAATGACGGTTCGTGGGACGTGATTGATCATTGGTATTTTGCGATGATTGCCTATAACGGCGTCTCAGCGATCAATGACCCGAATTTTAACACGAATCCTGGTTATCCACCTTTTCAACAGCATCTTCTTGGACATTTAAGTAGAAACGGATTGCTTAATATTCCAGGGGTTCCTAAAAATGAACTAGATATTTTCTACAATGACACTGAAGTTAGAAACTCAAGCGTGATGCGTTTTACTAATAAAATGCAATATGATTTGTTTGGACCGATGACGAAAACGAAGCATCTGTTTAAACAAGGAGATCTTCTAAGAACAACGATGAATGTTAATTTAAGAACAAGCCCTGGTGGAAGCATTATCACGACGGTTCAAAAAGGTCAAATGGTTACAATTACAGGGAACTTTGAATATCAAAACAATAATAATAACCATTATGTTTGGTATCCTGTCAGATATCAAGATGGCTCAGTGACAAGAACTGGTTACGTGGCATCTAGCTTTCTAGTAAATGTGCATGAAAGATTATCTGGGCAAACAAGGCATGAAACAGCGGTGTTAATTTCCCAGCAAGGTTGGGAAAAGGCAGATACAGTTGTTCTGGCTAGAGGAGACGATTTCCCAGATGCACTAGCAGGAGCTCCACTTGCTTATATGTTAAATGCTCCGATGTTATTAACAAGAACAGATCGCCTTTCGCCGATCACAAAACGAGAGATCGAACGTTTAGAGGCGAAAAGAGTGGTGATTTTAGGTGGCCATTTAGCGGTGAGTCAACGTGCCGAAGATGAGCTACGGGAGATGGGCTTACAAATCGAACGTATTTCTGGCCCAACAAGGTTTGCAACAGCGCAACTGATTGCTGATCGCTTAGGGCAACAGCATAAGGAAGTCATCGTAATTAATGTAGACGCTTTTGCTGATGCAATGGCGATTGCGCCTTATGCAGCGAGAAACCGCGTGCCGATTCTATTAACAAATAGAACAAGCATTCCAAATGTGACAAAAACTGTTTTAGATCAAGCAGAAAGAACAATTGTCATCGGTGGTGACCTAGTAATCGCCGACTCACTTGTGGCCAAAATGCCGAATGTTACAAAGCAATTTAATGGTCGAAATCGATTTGAGACGGCGGCGCAAATTGTGAGAGACTTACATCCGCGGAAAAATAATGCCTTTGTTGTAAGCGGAAATGATTTCCCTGATGGATTAACCGGCGCTGTCTTAGCAGCCTCGCATTTAGGGGATTCGATTATCTTAACAAACAGGGACACCTTGCCTGCTGCAACAAGAGAGCTAATTACTGAGTTCACAAATGTGACAGTAATCGGAGGCACACTTGCGATTTCAGACGGTGTATTACTTGAAATTAGAAATCGCTAGAAGAGAAGACCTTAGAAGATCATTTAAAAGAGAAGACCATTGGGATGCTTATATCTCAATGGTCTTATTCTATTCTTCATTGGGGTCTGACCCCCGCCGCTTTAAAGCTTTCCCGCGGCGGGGGTCAGACCCCAATGAACGTTAAAACCCTGTGCTTTCAACTTCAACTGGTACGGCATTCATGTACTCTTCTAAGGATACTCCCAATGTCGCTATTTCTTTTGCCATCTCTATTCCGACATAACGTAAATGCCAAGGCTCATAGATATAGCCGGTGATCTGCTCTTTTCCCTCTAAGTAACGAATAATAAAACCATAATTAGCTGCGTTCTCCTTAAGCCATTTTGCTTCTTCTGTATATGCGAAGCAAGGAGCTACCACACAAGTCCTATCACCTCCGGTAACATCAATGGCAAGTCCTGTTTGATGCTCACTATGACCTGGAACGGCACTGTAGGTACGAGCCTTTTCCTCTCCGTGCCTCTCTACATAATGTTCAAACAATGATTTTTGAGTATCGTATGAACGATATCCTGATACTCCAAGTAGGGATAGTCCGTCCCTCTTTGCTGCCGAAAACAACTTTTCCAACGAATCGGCAGCTTCTTTACGCATCTTATGCCATTCCACATTTTCTCCCGAGTAAAACGGTACATTTGGGTAAACCAGGTCTTCTGGAGTATGTTCATCTGGAAGCTTGTAATGCTTATTTACAAGGACCGTCACACTTTCTGGATTAGTATCGACCTGTATTAGTCTCTCCGCTTGAACCAAGGTTGTTTCATTTATTATATGGTCACCTTCATTGCTTTGAAACGAATTAGGTTGAATTTCATACCCGATTAAGCTCAGAAGTAATATCCCAATCAATACACTAGCAATGCTTACTTTCATAACAATCCTTCTTCCTACCAATTTAAAGGTGATATGTATAAGTTTGTTATCTAACCTTATTTCTAGTTTGGGAACTTACATAGAATTCTATTCTCGGTAAATATGAAAAGAAACATACATAGGGGTCTGACCCCCACCGCTTTAAAGCTTTCCCGCAGCGGGGGTCAGACCCCCTATGTGAGACCCCTATGTATTCTATGTATTTTTATCTAAATATCCTTAAATATTCCATACATTTATTGTCTGTTGTATGTTAAAATTATTGTCGAGATTTGATGTAAATAACATAATTATGTTTAAGGTTGGATGTTAAATACTTAGAAGTTGTATTTGCAAGCGCTTTGTAGTGTTAATCTTCAGCATGAAATTCATAAATATACGTTTTGTTGTCAGGATACCTTTTCTAGGAAAGGTCCAAAAATTAAAGGAGAGGTCTATGTGAGTATTAAAAAGGAACGAGACCCATTTTTTGATAATGCTAGATTTATATTAGTTGTTTTGGTTGTATTTGGTCATTTTATCAGTCCAGTACGTACAGATCATCCAGTCATCTATGAAATAAATAACTTCCTTTCTTTATTTCGAATGCCTGCGCTAATTATTCTTACCGGATTTTTATCAAAAGGTTTTCTAAGAGACGGTTATATTGAAAAAATCACGAAGCGTATCTTAATTCCATTCTTTATTTTCCAAGTGGCTTACGCTTATTATTATCACTATTTATATGAGCGAACTTCCACGCTAAATTATGACTTATTGTCGCCTCAATATACGTTATGGTTTTTACTAGCTCTATTTGTGTGGAATTTACTATTGTTTGTGTTTACGAGAATTAAATATCCGCTATTATATGCTGTGATAATCGGGGTGTTTATCGGATACAGTGATGGTGCTGGACATTACTTTGCGATTCACCGGATCTTTACTTTCTTCCCATTTTTCTTGCTAGGCTTTTACATGAAGAAGGAGCATTTTGAGTGGGTGAAACGTCCGATGGCAAAAGTGGTCGGGGCTGTTTTGTTAGTCGGTGTTTGGATCGCTATCGAACAATTATTTACGTTGCAAGAAGCACGTGCTTGGGTGCTCGGAAATGCAAATTATACGAAAATGGGTTATATCCGTTGGGATATAGGTCTTGGTCGCCTCATGATGTATGCCTTGTCGCTTAGTGTGGCGTTTGCCTTTTTGGCATTTGTACCGAAAAAGAAAACGTTCTTTACTCATCTAGGAACGAGGACTGCTTACATTTATATTCTTCATGGTGGTATCGTGAGGACAGTTTATGAAAAGTATCTACCAGATCAGTTCACTACGGTTGATTACTGGATGTTACCTTTGTACGCTTTAGCGTTAGCGCTGATCTTAGGTTCAAAACCAGTAAATGTGGTGATGAAACCATTTATTGAAGGAAAGATTGTTGACTATATTTTCTATCCGTTTAGAAAAATTGGAGCGTATTTACAAGAACCAATTGCTAGACAGAAAACAAAATTAAAAGAAAAAATGAACAAAGCTGCTTAAGTGAAAAATAGACGTTTCTACGTCTGTTTTTTTACTTTGTGTCGACTTATGTAGTATGTTAAAATTACTTGTTAAGTATGGCTTTTGAGTTGCTTTCGCATGTGACTCAATCGCAAGGGTAGCGATTATATTTTTGGAAAGGGTGTTTTTGTGAGTAAAATAAGTATCCTAACACCAGTGAAACAAGAGGATATTCACTTTTTATCAGATTTATATAAAGTATTGACCGAACAGCTTTATCAAGATTTTGAGTGGATTATAATTAAGGATGGCGATTTTGAAGTCCCGGTTAACTTCGAAGGAAATTCTGAGTTTCAGTTGAAAATCGTTACGAATCAGTTTGATAATGGTGTTGCTGGTGCTAGAAATACTGGGATAACCTACTCATCAGGAGACTACCTTTACTTTCTAGATTGTGATGATCGGATTCCAGAACAGACGTTATTTTGCCTAGCAGAAAATCTGAAAGAAGAGCAAGTTGATATCGTCATAGGGAATACAAAATCGGTGTCAAAGTTTCCAGTTGCCCCAAGTACTTATGTAACGATGTTCAATCGATTACTGAAGGATCGTCATGTCAAAAATACTGAAGCTAAGCCGAAACATCTGACAATTATGTCTTTGAATATTTTATTTAAAAAGTCATTAATCAACGACCATGAAATTAGATTTGATTCCAATTTAAAAATTTATTCGGAGATGCCGTTTAATTTCCATGCCTTTGATAAGGCTACGAAAATTTTATATGATCAAGATGCGATTTACCTTAAAAAAACGAGGATTGATCCAGCACTTCCTCCTTCATTAATTCAAATCCATAAGGAAGAAGTCATTTCGCAATATCCTCAAGCGTATGCAAAAGCAAAGGCTCTTATAAGCCAAGAGCATTTGAAGATTACGTTAGATAATCGGGTAATCAAAGCTTATTATTATACCTATTTACGAGATATTTATCAGGGAAGCAAACAGAAGGTAGCAACCGTATTACCTCATTGGGCAAATGCCTTAAAACAGGTCGAGCCTGCTGCTTTAAGAAATGGGAAGGTCTATGCATCCCTTGAAACAAAGGCCTTGGCATCTGGTAAGTTTTCACTGGCAAAATTGCTCGCTTCTACAAGGATTGCGGTAAATTCACTGAAAACATTCTTAGGTCAAAATGCTCTTCAAAAGAAAGTAACAATAGGTCAAAAGGCATTTGCTAAGCTGAAAATGAAAGATGATATCATTTTGTATGAAAGCTTTTTAGGACGAAATTATTCAGATAGTCCGAAATACATTTATGAATATATTAATAAAAACCATCAGGGTAAGTACAAGCATATTTGGAGCTTTGATGGCGAGAGAAAAGATTTGCCTGAGCTGAAACATAAGGTGAAGCAATATAGTTTAGCTTACTTTTATTATTTAGCTCGCTCAAAGTATATTGTTAACAATATGCGCATGCCTACGTGGTTTGCAAAAAGAGATGGCCAAGTATTTCTGCAAACCTGGCATGGAACGCCGTTAAAGAAGCTAGGGATGGATATAGAAGAAGTTCATATGCCTGGCACGACGACGGAACGGTATAAAAAGAACTTTACAGATGAAGCTCATCGCTGGGATTATTTAGTGTCAGCCAATGCGTATTCAAGTGAAATTTTCAAGCGTGCGTTTTTATTTGAAAATGAAATGCTAGAATATGGCTATCCAAGAAATGATATTCTTAACTCTCCCGACCGTGATGTCATTGCTGAAACAATCAAGAAGCGTCTTGGAATTCCATTAGACAAAAAGGTTGTACTATATGCCCCGACCTGGCGTGATGATGAATTTTACGGTAAAGGACAATATAAATTCACGTTAAAATTAGATTTGAAACGTTTAAAAGAGGAATTAGGCGATGACTATTTCTTTGTACTAAGAACACACTATCTAATCGCCGACCAGCTTGACATTGAAGGCGTAGAGGATGCCGTTTATAACGGTTCGCATTACGATGATATTGCTGAGCTATATCTGATCTCGGACATCCTGATTACTGATTACTCATCCGTGTTCTTTGACTATGCGAATTTAAAACGTCCAATCTTGTTCTACGCCTACGACCTAGACAAGTACAAAGACACGCTCCGCGGCTTTTATTTAAATCATGAAACAGAATGGCCAGGGCCGATTTTGCAAACAAATGATGAGGTCATTAAAACACTGAAGAATATTGATCAAGAATACGGGCCATATCAAGAACGTCTTGAACAGTTTCATGCGGAGTTTTGTCGATGGGATGATGGTAACGCATCTAAGAATGTCGCTGAAGAGGTCATTGTCTATAACAAATCGAAATTAAAATAAGCTTTACACCAAAAAACGCCTGTGAATTTTCATCACAGGCGTTTTAATGTTTTGCGGACACCAGTTGTACTGTTTTCGATCAACTATCTGTCCGTATCACACTTAGTTATGGACCACCAGATCCCTTATTTCATCCAAAAGAGCTTCGCGGTATCGAAATCCGCCAACCACCCTTACTTCCCCTCCAACAACGCTTCAACCGCCCGTTTCGCAGCCGCCCCATCTTCTAAGTAGGTAAACTGCCTAGTAAAGTGATCTGGCAACGAAAAGCTACTCCCTGTCAGTTTCCTAATCTCAGCAATCACTGCTTCTGTATCCTTAACCAACGGCCCTGGGGCTTCGCGTTCAAAATCGAAGTAAAAGCCGCGTAGTTGATCGCGATACGTATCGATATCGTAGACAAAGAAGATCATCGGCCGGTTTAAATTCGCATAATCGAAAAAGACCGAAGAATAATCGGTAATCAACAAATCGGCGATCACGTATAGATCGCGAATATCAGAGTAGGTTGAGGCGTTAATGGCGAAGCCTTCAAACTCTGAGAGATCGAGATTGTCAGAGATTAAGTAATGTAGGCGTAAAACAATCACATAGTCGTCGCCTACTTCTTGTTGCAGCTTTTTTAGATCTAGCTTCAAAGAGAACTTATACTTACCTTTGGCGTGGTAGTCGTTATCTCGCCAGGTAGGTGCGTAAAGAATGACTTTCTTCCCAACAGGAATGTTTAATTTATTACGAATCGAACTAAGATCCATTAACGAATGGTTGTACAAATAATCATTCCGTGGGTAGCCACTTTCGATCATTTCTTTCTCAAAGTGAAACGCTCGTTTGAAAATCGCCGATGAATAAGCGTTTGGCGAAAGTAACATGTCCCAACGGCTTGCCTCACTCGTAAAGTTCTGTTTATAGGCTGCAGTTGTCGTTCCAGGCATGTGAACTTCCTCAATATCCACTCCCAGTTTCTTCAATGGCGTTCCGTGCCACGTCTGTAAATAAATCGTCTTCGGTGGTTTTGGGATCCACAGCGGCAAGCGGCTATTTGAGACCCAATACTTGGCGCGAGACAGCGTCAGTAGCCATGAAACCGAAAACCGCCTAATCAGCTTCAGATCATAGCCTTGAAACTGCTTAACATACACCGGATCGTAGCTCCAGTAACAATCATAGTCGGGATAATGCTCTATCACGTATTCATACATCGCTCTTGGATTACAGCTATATTGTTTGCCCAAGAAGCTTTCGAAAACGATTGTCTTTTTTTTCCTTGGCATCAAGCTTAAGAACATAAAAATC includes:
- a CDS encoding acyltransferase family protein, translating into MSIKKERDPFFDNARFILVVLVVFGHFISPVRTDHPVIYEINNFLSLFRMPALIILTGFLSKGFLRDGYIEKITKRILIPFFIFQVAYAYYYHYLYERTSTLNYDLLSPQYTLWFLLALFVWNLLLFVFTRIKYPLLYAVIIGVFIGYSDGAGHYFAIHRIFTFFPFFLLGFYMKKEHFEWVKRPMAKVVGAVLLVGVWIAIEQLFTLQEARAWVLGNANYTKMGYIRWDIGLGRLMMYALSLSVAFAFLAFVPKKKTFFTHLGTRTAYIYILHGGIVRTVYEKYLPDQFTTVDYWMLPLYALALALILGSKPVNVVMKPFIEGKIVDYIFYPFRKIGAYLQEPIARQKTKLKEKMNKAA
- a CDS encoding cell wall-binding repeat-containing protein, which produces MEQKISSYFVVVILFFASFLVFNQDTLADQVSELTVSETFIFKGEETTNVTVGGLEIFVENSEEHSRVLLNNDLLKEIEFGFVERMTNFTKGEDTYLLFEYRYHGSGSILFFNIVKISEDRGQVIYQSKEFPRGILKVLNTELELAVPNYAADDSLAAPSLVSVTHLEINGENVKAKAPTLMSMQEYEGPKFQLFSTQTYQNPTAAEINRLLTEKALANNIPPELLKAIAWQESRWRQFNSWGEPLIGFDGRGIGILQVTPGVTGIAEIDLNLNDAVERLKTDINYNIDMGIRILLQKWNWTGRILPRINDGSWDVIDHWYFAMIAYNGVSAINDPNFNTNPGYPPFQQHLLGHLSRNGLLNIPGVPKNELDIFYNDTEVRNSSVMRFTNKMQYDLFGPMTKTKHLFKQGDLLRTTMNVNLRTSPGGSIITTVQKGQMVTITGNFEYQNNNNNHYVWYPVRYQDGSVTRTGYVASSFLVNVHERLSGQTRHETAVLISQQGWEKADTVVLARGDDFPDALAGAPLAYMLNAPMLLTRTDRLSPITKREIERLEAKRVVILGGHLAVSQRAEDELREMGLQIERISGPTRFATAQLIADRLGQQHKEVIVINVDAFADAMAIAPYAARNRVPILLTNRTSIPNVTKTVLDQAERTIVIGGDLVIADSLVAKMPNVTKQFNGRNRFETAAQIVRDLHPRKNNAFVVSGNDFPDGLTGAVLAASHLGDSIILTNRDTLPAATRELITEFTNVTVIGGTLAISDGVLLEIRNR
- a CDS encoding D-alanyl-D-alanine carboxypeptidase family protein, whose translation is MKVSIASVLIGILLLSLIGYEIQPNSFQSNEGDHIINETTLVQAERLIQVDTNPESVTVLVNKHYKLPDEHTPEDLVYPNVPFYSGENVEWHKMRKEAADSLEKLFSAAKRDGLSLLGVSGYRSYDTQKSLFEHYVERHGEEKARTYSAVPGHSEHQTGLAIDVTGGDRTCVVAPCFAYTEEAKWLKENAANYGFIIRYLEGKEQITGYIYEPWHLRYVGIEMAKEIATLGVSLEEYMNAVPVEVESTGF
- a CDS encoding bifunctional glycosyltransferase family 2 protein/CDP-glycerol:glycerophosphate glycerophosphotransferase, translating into MSKISILTPVKQEDIHFLSDLYKVLTEQLYQDFEWIIIKDGDFEVPVNFEGNSEFQLKIVTNQFDNGVAGARNTGITYSSGDYLYFLDCDDRIPEQTLFCLAENLKEEQVDIVIGNTKSVSKFPVAPSTYVTMFNRLLKDRHVKNTEAKPKHLTIMSLNILFKKSLINDHEIRFDSNLKIYSEMPFNFHAFDKATKILYDQDAIYLKKTRIDPALPPSLIQIHKEEVISQYPQAYAKAKALISQEHLKITLDNRVIKAYYYTYLRDIYQGSKQKVATVLPHWANALKQVEPAALRNGKVYASLETKALASGKFSLAKLLASTRIAVNSLKTFLGQNALQKKVTIGQKAFAKLKMKDDIILYESFLGRNYSDSPKYIYEYINKNHQGKYKHIWSFDGERKDLPELKHKVKQYSLAYFYYLARSKYIVNNMRMPTWFAKRDGQVFLQTWHGTPLKKLGMDIEEVHMPGTTTERYKKNFTDEAHRWDYLVSANAYSSEIFKRAFLFENEMLEYGYPRNDILNSPDRDVIAETIKKRLGIPLDKKVVLYAPTWRDDEFYGKGQYKFTLKLDLKRLKEELGDDYFFVLRTHYLIADQLDIEGVEDAVYNGSHYDDIAELYLISDILITDYSSVFFDYANLKRPILFYAYDLDKYKDTLRGFYLNHETEWPGPILQTNDEVIKTLKNIDQEYGPYQERLEQFHAEFCRWDDGNASKNVAEEVIVYNKSKLK
- a CDS encoding CDP-glycerol glycerophosphotransferase family protein: MNSLLKKIKHADFIKKIYKLIFMFLSLMPRKKKTIVFESFLGKQYSCNPRAMYEYVIEHYPDYDCYWSYDPVYVKQFQGYDLKLIRRFSVSWLLTLSRAKYWVSNSRLPLWIPKPPKTIYLQTWHGTPLKKLGVDIEEVHMPGTTTAAYKQNFTSEASRWDMLLSPNAYSSAIFKRAFHFEKEMIESGYPRNDYLYNHSLMDLSSIRNKLNIPVGKKVILYAPTWRDNDYHAKGKYKFSLKLDLKKLQQEVGDDYVIVLRLHYLISDNLDLSEFEGFAINASTYSDIRDLYVIADLLITDYSSVFFDYANLNRPMIFFVYDIDTYRDQLRGFYFDFEREAPGPLVKDTEAVIAEIRKLTGSSFSLPDHFTRQFTYLEDGAAAKRAVEALLEGK